The Methanofollis ethanolicus genome includes the window GGCGTGTACGTATCGTCGGCGGTGGCGATCGATGTTGAGGGCGTGAAGAGCGACCCGGAGGTCGACGAGGCCTGGCAGGAGTACGAGGAGAAGTCGCGGGCCTACTGGGAGCAGAGGCAGGCGGTCAACGATGCCGTCTCTCTCCTCTCGCCGACGAGCAACTACCAGAGACTGGCCCTTGCCGTGACCAACCCGCAAATGGCGCAGATGATGAAGAACAGTTACGACCCGATATCTGCCGACGATGAGATACCGCAGGACGGGTTCTCCGCGCTCTTCGCCCTCCTCGGCGACATGGCAAAGAACATCGCCGCGCTGATCATCACGCCCGCCCTCTTCTTCGGGCTTGCGTGGGTGCGGTTCATGCGGGAGGACGTGAGATGAGCGCTGGAACACGGGTTCCCGCCCTCCTCCTTGCTCTCCTGATGCTCGCCGCAACGGTTCTGCCTGTGGCGGCGGCGGACGGGGCGGCGTCCGGGACGGTCTCGGTCACCTGTGACTTCCCCGGTCAGGTTGTCGAGGCCGGGGAGACAGCGACTTTCTCCCTCACCGCGGCGAACAACGGGGCCGCGGCGACGAGCGGCGATCAGATCAAACTGTGGACCGAGAACTTTGTCGGGAGCAGGAACTGGGAGATGCGTTTTGTCGACGGCAAGACCGAGGTGAACCGTGTCTCCATCCCGCCAGGCGGGTCGAAGACCGTCACCCTTGAGGTGGAGACGGCGGCGGACACGCCTGTCGGCGACTACCCGGTAAAGGTGCATATCGGCGACGGCTCGATCTGGCTCCATGTGAGCATCTCGAAGACGCACACCGGCGAACTCGGCACTCTTAACCTCCTGGTGACGGACAAGGGCGGGGAGAAGGTGAAGGGTGCGACGATCGAGGTCTACCGCGGGAATGAACACGAGGCCTTCGACAGGGTGATGACGACGGCCGACGGCCGGATCAGTACCGGTCTCCCCCAGGACGTCTACCGCCTGGTCGTCACGAAACCGGGCTTCCTTTCTGTCGAGAAGAAGGACGTGAAGGTGAAGTGCGGGATCACGGTCGACGCCGGCACGGTAATGCTGGACAAGTCCTCGTACGCGGCCGAGGTGACGGTGAAGTCCTCCTTGATCACGACGCCGGCAGGAAGGAACCCGACCTTCGAGATGAAGCTGCGGAATGTCGGGAAGGCCGACGACACCTACCGTCTCTCGACTGACGGTCTCCCCGAGGGCTGGTATGCCAGGTACAAGGAGAGCGCCGCGGATACGAGCGACATCTCGGAGATCCTGGTCCCTGCCGGAGAGGATAAGTCCCTCTTCCTGGAGGCGATCCCGCCGTACGGCACGAAGGTCGGCGACTATTCCTTCAATGCTGTCATCGAGTCTTCGTCCGACTCCTATACCGAGGACCTGACGGCGAAGATCAGCGGGAGTTATGAGATGAGGCTCTCCGCGGACAGGTACCGCTATGAGGCGAACATGGGTGAGACCCTCGAATTCGACGCCTCGGTGCGGAACATCGGCAATGCCGGTGCCCTGACCGGGATCCACTTCGAGGTGAGCGCGCCGCAGGGCTGGAAGGCGACGGTGACGCCGACGAATATCACGAGTCTC containing:
- a CDS encoding NEW3 domain-containing protein, with the translated sequence MSAGTRVPALLLALLMLAATVLPVAAADGAASGTVSVTCDFPGQVVEAGETATFSLTAANNGAAATSGDQIKLWTENFVGSRNWEMRFVDGKTEVNRVSIPPGGSKTVTLEVETAADTPVGDYPVKVHIGDGSIWLHVSISKTHTGELGTLNLLVTDKGGEKVKGATIEVYRGNEHEAFDRVMTTADGRISTGLPQDVYRLVVTKPGFLSVEKKDVKVKCGITVDAGTVMLDKSSYAAEVTVKSSLITTPAGRNPTFEMKLRNVGKADDTYRLSTDGLPEGWYARYKESAADTSDISEILVPAGEDKSLFLEAIPPYGTKVGDYSFNAVIESSSDSYTEDLTAKISGSYEMRLSADRYRYEANMGETLEFDASVRNIGNAGALTGIHFEVSAPQGWKATVTPTNITSLQPGESKKVNVKVVPPPNIVASEYKVTLKAVSDQGEQSDDFRIVVKEQSFAAILGLLMLAGIAGGVWYYFRKYQRR